One window of Paenibacillus sp. FSL K6-3182 genomic DNA carries:
- a CDS encoding 3D domain-containing protein, with protein MVIGLDTKGGNTVHAEASAPEQSPVASKSDNLGKSEAAARTKPKKVEVVATGYTAGVESTGKRPGHPQYGITYSGVKVRRDQVSTIAADTRLFPIGTLLYIPGYGYGVVADTGSAIKGKRIDLYFETIKQVYEQWGKRTVHVEVLRMGTGKLSQAWLNKINLAIEAGKPIPQTYLES; from the coding sequence ATCGTAATTGGTTTAGATACAAAGGGCGGCAATACGGTTCATGCTGAAGCATCAGCACCTGAGCAAAGCCCTGTTGCAAGCAAAAGCGACAACCTGGGCAAATCAGAGGCAGCTGCGCGCACGAAGCCGAAAAAGGTTGAAGTTGTTGCTACAGGCTACACAGCTGGCGTAGAATCGACCGGCAAACGGCCTGGGCATCCACAATACGGAATCACCTATTCGGGCGTAAAGGTACGCAGGGATCAAGTCTCAACGATTGCGGCGGATACAAGGCTGTTTCCCATTGGGACGCTGCTCTATATACCTGGCTATGGCTATGGCGTGGTGGCTGATACGGGTTCAGCGATTAAGGGAAAACGCATCGACTTGTATTTTGAAACGATCAAGCAGGTGTACGAGCAGTGGGGCAAGCGGACCGTTCATGTAGAGGTGCTGCGTATGGGAACGGGCAAGCTTTCGCAGGCATGGCTGAACAAAATCAACTTGGCTATAGAGGCTGGAAAGCCTATTCCGCAGACGTATTTAGAATCGTAA
- the mqnC gene encoding cyclic dehypoxanthinyl futalosine synthase encodes MGTLDHILDKALRGERVSLEEGMELLASDQIEKMGHVANQIMLKHHPDPITTFVVGRNVNYTNVCDVYCRFCAFYRAPGSKEGYVLPDDTILSKIQETIDVGGTEILMQGGTNPDLPFTYYLDLLRKIKQHYPGITMHSFSPAEIQKMKVVSDGLSLDEVIRQLHDAGLDSLPGGGAEILDDRTRRKISRMKGSWTDWMDVMKSAHRHGMNTTATMVYGLGETVEERALHMLRIRDAQDECIANNYDSTGFLAFISWPFQPDNTNLKLEKAKPEEYLRIVAASRIMLDNIPNFQSSWVTMGPEMGKLSLSYGCNDFGSTMIEENVVSAAGTTHKVNIELILQLIRECGKIPAQRDTKYNILKVYNESDKADLDFVMQN; translated from the coding sequence ATGGGAACGTTGGACCATATTTTGGATAAAGCGTTGCGCGGCGAGCGTGTTTCGCTCGAAGAAGGCATGGAATTATTAGCTTCGGATCAGATTGAAAAGATGGGGCATGTAGCCAATCAAATCATGCTCAAGCATCATCCAGATCCAATAACGACTTTTGTTGTTGGTCGAAATGTAAACTACACGAACGTATGTGATGTTTATTGCCGTTTTTGCGCATTTTATCGAGCTCCAGGCTCTAAAGAGGGATATGTGCTGCCTGACGATACGATTTTGAGCAAAATTCAAGAAACGATCGATGTGGGCGGGACTGAAATTTTGATGCAGGGCGGTACGAATCCTGATTTGCCGTTTACGTATTATTTGGATCTGCTTCGCAAAATTAAACAGCATTACCCGGGCATAACGATGCATTCGTTCTCTCCAGCGGAAATTCAGAAGATGAAGGTTGTATCAGACGGCCTCTCCCTCGATGAAGTAATTAGACAACTGCATGATGCTGGACTTGATTCTTTGCCTGGCGGCGGCGCTGAAATTTTGGACGATCGCACTCGCCGCAAGATCAGCCGCATGAAGGGCTCTTGGACGGACTGGATGGATGTGATGAAGTCTGCACACCGTCATGGAATGAATACGACTGCAACGATGGTTTATGGTCTTGGCGAGACCGTTGAAGAGCGCGCATTACATATGCTGCGCATCCGTGATGCTCAAGATGAGTGTATCGCGAACAATTATGATTCGACGGGTTTCCTAGCGTTTATTTCGTGGCCTTTCCAGCCAGACAATACAAACCTGAAGCTTGAGAAAGCAAAGCCAGAGGAATATTTGCGTATTGTTGCAGCTAGCCGAATCATGCTTGATAATATTCCGAATTTCCAATCCTCTTGGGTAACGATGGGGCCAGAAATGGGCAAGTTATCACTGTCTTATGGCTGCAATGACTTCGGAAGCACCATGATTGAGGAAAATGTCGTTTCAGCAGCTGGAACAACACATAAAGTGAACATTGAACTTATTCTTCAGCTTATTCGCGAGTGCGGCAAAATTCCGGCTCAACGGGATACGAAATATAATATTTTGAAGGTTTACAATGAATCCGACAAAGCAGATCTCGATTTTGTTATGCAAAATTAA
- a CDS encoding putative sporulation protein YtxC: protein MELFTVSLPASLQKSVNKLTQLLKEQALVDLHIGSKTEQTAVIEFQQVSDQNISCLALLPHFQLKTHGHIVYKAASLAIAEFVVSEMEPGMLAAIIRRKYRHNSSADTAAIERYCHDLLHGKEWDSLGTRFLDADRLRRKSKVAAEVELFLHDNTELNVKGFTTFRLEPYRKELAEVVEYALDEYVLDKQYQEFISLLKYFVFLQDTKLPMVHLLHKGGHEFMLYDEKFQPLDPNPPTDRIVAEMLETEMNIEDMVISSLIAVSPKHITIHTRQQDMQVIRTIQTIFDQRVTLCTQCASCSSSLDELVQP, encoded by the coding sequence ATGGAGCTATTCACGGTATCGTTACCTGCAAGTCTCCAAAAGTCGGTTAATAAACTAACTCAATTGTTGAAGGAACAAGCGCTCGTCGATTTACATATTGGCTCAAAAACGGAGCAAACAGCCGTCATCGAGTTTCAGCAGGTATCGGATCAAAATATAAGCTGTCTAGCGCTGTTGCCACATTTTCAGTTAAAAACGCATGGTCACATTGTATATAAAGCGGCGTCACTAGCCATAGCTGAATTTGTGGTAAGTGAGATGGAGCCGGGGATGCTTGCTGCTATTATTCGCAGAAAGTATCGTCATAACAGTTCAGCCGATACAGCTGCTATTGAGCGGTATTGTCATGATTTGCTGCATGGGAAAGAATGGGATAGCCTCGGAACGAGATTTTTGGATGCGGATCGCCTAAGAAGGAAAAGCAAAGTGGCTGCTGAGGTCGAGCTTTTTTTGCATGATAATACGGAGCTTAATGTAAAGGGGTTTACAACCTTCAGGCTTGAGCCCTATCGTAAGGAACTAGCCGAAGTCGTGGAATATGCATTAGATGAGTATGTGCTCGATAAACAATATCAGGAGTTTATTTCCCTGTTAAAATATTTTGTGTTTCTTCAAGATACAAAGCTGCCTATGGTGCATTTGCTGCATAAGGGCGGTCATGAATTCATGCTCTATGACGAAAAGTTTCAACCGCTTGATCCGAACCCTCCAACCGATCGTATCGTAGCCGAAATGCTTGAAACGGAAATGAACATTGAAGACATGGTAATCAGCTCGCTGATTGCTGTATCTCCCAAGCATATTACGATTCATACGAGGCAGCAGGATATGCAAGTGATTCGAACGATTCAAACGATTTTTGACCAGCGGGTCACGCTTTGCACGCAATGCGCATCCTGCAGCAGCAGCCTTGATGAACTCGTTCAGCCATAG
- a CDS encoding aminotransferase class I/II-fold pyridoxal phosphate-dependent enzyme, producing MGNDKIQPQDRRFATKLLHFGAEIDEHTGASSVPIYQASTFHHHDIFNPPQYDYSRSGNPTRQALEDYIALLEGGARGFAFASGMAAISTTFLLLSAGEHVIVTEDVYGGTYRLLTTILDRLGIESTFVDMTDFEAVKAALKPNTKAVFMETPSNPTLKITDIAETTAWAKEHGLLTLLDNTFMTPYHQRPIEHGVDIVLHSATKFLGGHSDVLAGLAVTADEGLGKRLKQLQNGMGTVLSAQESWLLMRGMKTLKARMEYSEQSARRLAEWLSEHKEVTAVYYPGLENHPGRAIHEKQSLGYGAVVSFDVGNGERAKSLLSKVQIPLVAVSLGAVESILSYPAMMSHAAMPREVRHARGITDGLVRYSVGLEDIEDLIEDLDNALRA from the coding sequence ATGGGCAACGACAAAATTCAACCTCAAGATCGCCGGTTTGCAACGAAGCTGCTGCATTTCGGAGCAGAAATTGACGAGCATACAGGAGCTTCAAGCGTACCTATTTATCAAGCTTCAACGTTCCATCATCATGATATTTTCAATCCGCCGCAATATGATTACAGCCGCTCGGGCAATCCTACACGCCAAGCGCTAGAGGATTATATCGCTTTGCTTGAGGGCGGGGCTCGCGGCTTCGCATTTGCATCAGGCATGGCTGCAATCTCAACCACGTTTTTGCTGCTTTCTGCAGGTGAGCATGTCATCGTAACAGAGGATGTCTACGGCGGAACTTACCGCTTGCTAACGACGATTTTGGATCGCCTGGGCATTGAGTCTACTTTTGTTGATATGACGGATTTTGAAGCGGTTAAGGCGGCGCTTAAGCCAAATACAAAAGCTGTATTTATGGAGACGCCTTCCAACCCGACGCTCAAAATCACAGATATTGCAGAAACGACAGCTTGGGCAAAAGAGCATGGACTGCTTACACTGCTTGATAATACGTTTATGACCCCTTATCATCAGCGTCCAATCGAGCATGGCGTCGATATCGTCCTGCACAGTGCGACAAAGTTTCTAGGCGGCCATAGCGATGTGCTGGCTGGTCTTGCAGTTACCGCAGATGAAGGTCTAGGCAAACGTTTGAAACAGCTTCAAAACGGAATGGGAACGGTTCTGAGCGCCCAAGAATCATGGCTGTTGATGCGCGGCATGAAAACATTGAAAGCTCGGATGGAATATAGCGAACAAAGCGCTCGCAGACTAGCTGAATGGTTGTCGGAGCATAAGGAAGTAACAGCGGTTTATTATCCTGGTTTAGAGAATCACCCTGGCCGGGCGATACATGAGAAGCAGTCGCTTGGGTATGGAGCTGTCGTATCCTTCGATGTTGGAAATGGAGAGCGTGCCAAATCATTGCTGAGCAAGGTTCAAATTCCTTTAGTAGCTGTCAGCTTAGGTGCCGTAGAGAGCATTCTTTCTTACCCAGCTATGATGTCGCATGCAGCAATGCCGAGAGAAGTGCGTCATGCACGCGGCATTACGGACGGCTTGGTGCGTTACTCTGTTGGTCTAGAGGATATTGAAGATCTTATTGAAGATTTGGATAATGCGCTTCGTGCCTAA
- the thrS gene encoding threonine--tRNA ligase: MTIQITLPDGAVREYAAGTTIEEVAGSISSGLRKNAIAGKIDGKVVDVYTPIDNNAAIEIVTVDSADGLEVYRHSTAHLLAQAIKRIYGNANVKLGIGPVIEDGFYYDIDMEQSLTPEDLVKIEKEMEKIVQQNIDIRRRVVSRDEALAIFTELDDNLKLELIRDLPADSVITMYDQGEFFDLCRGPHLPSTGRIKAFKLLSVAGAYWRGDSKNKMLQRIYGTAFPKKAQLDEHLHFLEEAKKRDHRKLGRELKMFTFSREVGQGLPLWLPNGAKLRRTMERYIVDLEERLGYEHVYTPVLANVELYKTSGHWEHYSEDMFPKMIMDNEELVLRPMNCPHHMMVFKSDMRSYRDLPVRIAELGTMHRYEMSGALTGLHRVRAMTLNDAHIFCRPDQIKEEFARVVNLIRKVYEDFGIKEYRFRLSYRDPKDTEKYFQNDEMWEMSQRMLREVVEELELPFFEAEGEAAFYGPKLDVQIKTALGKEETLSTAQLDFLLPERFELEYVGDDGKKHRPVVIHRGIISTMERMTAFLLENFAGALPLWLSPVQAKVIPVSTAYEEYARKVAEQLQENGIRVESDLRNEKLGYKIREAQLEKAPYMLVVGENEMQAEAVSVRKRGEGDLGAIPVAELISQLQKQIANKEQ, from the coding sequence ATGACAATTCAAATCACTTTGCCAGATGGCGCGGTAAGAGAATATGCGGCTGGCACAACTATTGAAGAAGTAGCAGGCTCGATCAGCTCGGGTTTGCGTAAAAATGCAATTGCCGGAAAAATCGATGGCAAAGTAGTCGATGTATACACACCTATCGACAACAATGCTGCAATTGAAATCGTTACTGTAGATTCGGCAGACGGCCTTGAGGTATACCGTCATAGTACAGCTCACTTGCTGGCACAAGCGATCAAACGCATATACGGCAATGCTAATGTTAAGCTTGGTATTGGTCCGGTTATCGAAGATGGCTTCTACTATGATATTGATATGGAGCAATCGTTGACGCCAGAGGATCTTGTGAAGATCGAGAAGGAAATGGAAAAAATCGTTCAGCAAAACATCGACATTCGTCGTCGTGTAGTTAGCAGAGACGAGGCGCTTGCGATTTTCACTGAGCTTGATGATAACTTGAAGCTGGAGCTTATTCGTGACCTTCCTGCTGATTCGGTTATTACGATGTATGACCAAGGAGAGTTCTTCGATCTATGCCGTGGACCGCATTTACCATCTACCGGCCGTATTAAAGCATTTAAACTGCTTAGCGTAGCTGGTGCCTACTGGCGCGGAGATTCCAAAAACAAAATGCTGCAGCGTATTTACGGAACAGCTTTCCCTAAGAAAGCACAATTGGATGAGCATCTTCACTTCCTCGAGGAAGCTAAAAAACGCGATCACCGTAAACTAGGCCGTGAGCTAAAAATGTTTACATTCTCACGTGAGGTTGGCCAAGGCTTGCCGCTATGGCTGCCGAATGGCGCGAAGCTTCGCAGAACAATGGAGCGTTATATCGTGGATCTTGAGGAAAGACTGGGCTATGAGCATGTTTATACGCCAGTGCTTGCAAATGTGGAGCTTTATAAAACCTCCGGTCACTGGGAGCACTACAGCGAGGATATGTTCCCAAAAATGATTATGGACAACGAAGAGCTTGTTCTTCGTCCAATGAACTGTCCACACCATATGATGGTGTTCAAAAGCGACATGCGCAGCTACCGCGACCTGCCTGTTAGGATTGCTGAGCTTGGCACAATGCACCGCTATGAAATGTCAGGCGCGCTTACAGGCTTGCACCGCGTACGTGCCATGACGCTAAATGATGCGCATATCTTCTGCCGTCCGGATCAAATCAAAGAAGAATTTGCACGCGTGGTTAACTTGATCCGCAAAGTGTATGAAGATTTCGGAATTAAAGAGTATCGTTTCCGCTTATCTTATCGTGATCCTAAGGATACAGAAAAGTATTTCCAAAATGATGAGATGTGGGAAATGTCACAGCGCATGCTGCGTGAAGTGGTTGAGGAGCTGGAGCTTCCATTCTTCGAGGCTGAAGGCGAAGCTGCATTTTACGGTCCTAAGCTTGACGTTCAAATTAAAACGGCGCTTGGCAAAGAAGAAACGTTGTCGACTGCACAGCTTGATTTCTTGCTTCCTGAGCGTTTCGAGCTTGAATATGTCGGCGATGATGGCAAGAAGCACCGTCCGGTCGTTATCCACCGCGGCATTATAAGCACAATGGAAAGAATGACAGCTTTCTTGCTTGAGAACTTTGCTGGCGCGCTTCCATTGTGGTTGTCGCCAGTACAGGCGAAGGTTATTCCAGTATCGACTGCTTATGAGGAATATGCGCGTAAAGTTGCCGAGCAGCTGCAAGAAAACGGCATTCGTGTAGAAAGTGATTTGCGCAATGAGAAGCTAGGCTACAAAATTCGTGAGGCTCAGCTGGAGAAAGCGCCTTATATGCTCGTAGTGGGCGAGAATGAAATGCAAGCTGAAGCCGTCTCCGTAAGGAAACGCGGTGAAGGCGATCTTGGCGCTATTCCAGTTGCAGAGCTGATTTCGCAGCTGCAAAAGCAGATCGCAAACAAAGAACAATAA
- a CDS encoding aminotransferase class I/II-fold pyridoxal phosphate-dependent enzyme, whose protein sequence is MKIESHLAQIGSIKEPVTGAVSFPVYQSTAFRHPKLGQSTGFDYARTKSPTRAVLEEAAAQLEAGDAAFACSSGMAALQTIFALFSQGDHLIVSLDLYGGTYRLLERIMSRFGVTASYVDTNDIDAVAALWTPNTKAVLIETPTNPLMMITDIEKVTAWAKSKGLLTIVDNTLLTPFFQRPIELGADIIIHSATKYLGGHNDVLAGLIVTKGKELSDEMAFLHNSIGAVLGPQDSWLLMRGMKTLALRMERHQFNATAIANYLLEHSAVEDVYYPALPHHPGHEIQNKQSSGNTGIFSFRLKDARYVEPILRHIKLIAFAESLGGVESLMTYPAVQTHADIPLEIRQAIGVDDRLLRFSVGIEHADDLISDLAQALEAAKREIEEVNN, encoded by the coding sequence ATGAAGATAGAGAGCCATTTAGCACAGATTGGATCTATTAAAGAGCCTGTAACTGGAGCGGTAAGTTTTCCAGTGTACCAATCAACAGCATTTCGTCATCCTAAGCTGGGACAGAGTACAGGATTTGATTATGCGCGTACCAAAAGCCCAACCAGAGCGGTATTAGAAGAAGCGGCTGCACAATTAGAAGCTGGCGATGCGGCATTTGCCTGTAGCTCCGGCATGGCCGCGCTGCAAACGATATTCGCCTTATTTAGTCAGGGTGATCATTTGATCGTATCTCTTGATCTATATGGCGGTACTTATCGCTTGTTGGAGCGAATCATGTCGAGATTTGGTGTGACGGCATCTTATGTGGATACCAACGATATTGATGCGGTGGCGGCATTATGGACGCCGAACACAAAAGCAGTACTTATCGAAACGCCAACTAACCCGCTTATGATGATTACGGATATTGAGAAAGTAACTGCGTGGGCGAAGTCAAAAGGCTTGCTTACTATTGTAGACAATACGCTGCTTACGCCTTTCTTCCAACGTCCTATAGAACTGGGTGCTGACATTATCATTCATAGCGCGACCAAATATTTAGGTGGTCACAATGACGTTCTTGCTGGTCTTATTGTAACCAAAGGCAAGGAGCTCTCGGATGAGATGGCCTTCCTGCACAATTCGATTGGAGCGGTGCTCGGGCCTCAGGATTCATGGCTTCTAATGAGGGGAATGAAGACGCTCGCGCTCCGTATGGAGCGTCACCAATTTAATGCTACCGCAATTGCTAATTATTTGCTTGAGCATTCAGCCGTTGAGGATGTTTATTATCCGGCATTGCCTCACCATCCTGGCCATGAAATTCAGAACAAACAGTCTTCCGGCAATACTGGCATTTTCTCATTCCGATTAAAGGACGCTCGTTATGTGGAGCCAATTCTTCGTCACATTAAGCTCATTGCATTTGCTGAGAGCTTGGGCGGAGTTGAATCCTTGATGACCTACCCAGCGGTTCAGACGCATGCTGATATTCCGCTTGAAATTCGTCAAGCGATAGGCGTTGACGACCGTCTGCTTCGTTTCTCCGTAGGAATTGAGCATGCAGATGATTTGATCAGTGACTTGGCGCAAGCACTTGAAGCTGCCAAACGCGAAATTGAGGAGGTTAACAACTAA